A single Rubrivivax gelatinosus IL144 DNA region contains:
- the tolQ gene encoding protein TolQ, with protein MNQDLSIVSLVLQASAVVQLVMAGLALVSLASWTVIFGKLFGLRTVRSRNEAFEREFWSGRSLTELNQAATNKTDAAPIERIFASGMREFLKLRERRLDAGAQLDGARRAMRASFQRELDAIESHLSFLASVGSVSPYVGLFGTVWGIMHAFVGLSNLQQVTLATVAPGIAEALVATAIGLFAAIPAVIAYNRFARDIDRIAIQFETFIEEFSNILQRNASGPAGSV; from the coding sequence ATGAACCAGGATCTTTCGATCGTCTCCCTCGTGCTGCAGGCGAGCGCCGTCGTGCAGCTCGTGATGGCCGGCCTGGCGCTGGTCTCTCTGGCCAGCTGGACCGTCATCTTCGGCAAGCTCTTCGGCCTGCGCACCGTGCGCAGCCGCAACGAAGCCTTCGAACGCGAGTTCTGGTCGGGCCGCAGCCTGACCGAGCTGAACCAGGCGGCCACGAACAAGACCGACGCGGCGCCGATCGAACGCATCTTCGCCAGCGGCATGCGCGAGTTCCTGAAGCTGCGCGAACGCCGCCTGGACGCCGGCGCCCAGCTCGACGGCGCACGCCGCGCGATGCGCGCCAGCTTCCAGCGCGAGCTCGATGCGATCGAGAGCCACCTCAGCTTCCTCGCCTCGGTCGGCTCGGTCTCGCCCTACGTCGGCCTGTTCGGCACCGTCTGGGGGATCATGCATGCCTTCGTCGGCCTGTCCAACCTGCAGCAGGTGACGCTGGCCACCGTCGCGCCGGGCATCGCCGAGGCGCTGGTGGCCACCGCGATCGGCCTGTTCGCGGCGATCCCGGCGGTCATCGCCTACAACCGCTTCGCGCGCGACATCGACCGCATCGCGATCCAGTTCGAGACCTTCATCGAGGAGTTCTCGAACATCCTGCAGCGCAACGCGTCGGGCCCGGCCGGGAGCGTCTGA